The DNA segment TAGAGCTGCAGTTACAGCAGTTAGTCGCTATTGCTGCAGACAATGATAAATTATTCCGTATCTATGCCGATATTTATACGGCGCTATTTAATTGCACGTCGGTGATGCAAATGCAGCGTATTCTGGTGACGCAGATCCAATCTCAATTGCCGTTAGCGGCCGTCAATTTGCATCTGAATGAAGCTTGTTTTCACCTTAAATCGCAATATCTGCCGCTCGCTATTTCAGCAGGACAGTTAGTGCGTATTCGTCAAAAACAGTTTGCAGGGGGTGATCATTATTTTGGTCCTGTTACAGGCGCCGATAAAGCATTACTGTTTGGTCAAGATGCCTTAGTTAACTCGATGGCATTGATGGCATTGGGCGAGCGTGGGGAGTATGGTTTACTCGCTATCGGTAGTGCTAACGCCGATCATTATCAAGTGGGCATGGATAACTTGCTGTTAGGTCAGCTTTGCCGCATTATCTCTACCCTGTTACCGCAACTGATGCCTTCACGTGACAACGCCATTAAAAAATAAGACCACTGCAGGTAGTGAACTGCCTGCACAACTCCTTAAACCGATAGAACGGTTTTTACGTTATATCACCAGTGAACGACAACTGAGTCTACATACTTCCCGTAATTATCGCCGCCACCTGATCTTATTCGCCGAGCAAATGCTGACGTTACCGATCACGGAATGGCGTGCGCTTAATGCCTCTCAGGTACGCAAGTTAGCGGCCTTAAATCATAAACTGGGTTTATCACCTCGCAGTCTAGCAACCAAATTATCAGCCCTGCGCAGTTTTTGTGATTACTTGGTATTACAAGGTGATCTCACCGCCAACCCTGCGAAAGGGGTATCGGCTCCCCGCCAACATAAACCGTTACCGAAGAACCTCGATGTTGATGAAATTAATCAATTATTATCCGTCTCTAATGCGGTAGAGTCTGACGACCCGTTTTTAGTGTTACGTGATAAAGCCATGATGGAGTTAATGTACTCGGCGGGTTTGCGGTTAGATGAACTGGTCAATTTGGATGTAACCGACGTTAAGTTGCGTGAAAAAACCATGCGGGTGATTGGTAAAGGTAATAAACAGCGCCAGTTACCGGTTGGTAGTATCGCGATCACGGCATTACAAGCCTGGTTAGCAGTACGTGGTGAATATGCTGACAACGCGCAACCGGCATTATTTGTTAGTCAGCTTCGGCGTCGAATATCGCACCGTAGTGTACAAAGCCGGATGGCAAAGTGGGGCCAACAACAAACGCTGACTAGCCATGTTAATCCCCATAAGTTACGTCATTCATTTGCGACTCACATGCTCGAGTCGAGTGGTGATTTACGTGCGGTACAGGAATTATTAGGGCATGCCAATATCAGCACCACCCAGATCTACACCAGTTTGGATTTTCAACATCTAGCTAAAGTGTATGATGCCGCTCATCCTCGTGCGAAAAAGAAAAGAGAAGACTGATGAAATTCTATCGACGATTACACCAGATCAAAGCCATGAGCTTCGATCTTGACGATACCTTATATGATAACTATCCGATAGTGCGCCGTGCCGAGGCTTGGATGCACATGCATTTACGCAGTCAATATCCGCACATTACCCATTTAGATAATAATGCTTGGTTACAATTAAAGCGCCATGTGCTGCATCAACAATCGCACTTGATACATGATGTCAGTGGCATCCGTATTGCTTGTTTAACCGCGTTATTTTTACGTCACGGTTATAGCGAACAAGATGCTGAGTCTGTCGCTAATACTATTTCCACCCAAGTGCGGGCCGTGCGCAGTGACTTTGTCGTGCCGGAAAATACCTTGGCTGTATTAGCTGAATTAGCGAGTAAGATCCCGTTAATTGCGGTGACCAATGGTAATGTCGATACGGATAAAATTGGTTTAACGCCATTTTTTACCGCAGTGATAAAACCCGGTAATGGCTTGAGAATGAAACCGTACCCTGATTTATTTTCATTAGCAGCAGAAACATTAGCGTTACCGCCACAACATATCTTACATGTCGGCGATGATCTTAACTCCGATGTGGCTGGAGCAGTCAGCAATGGTTTTATGTCAGCGTGGTTTAATGACCAACAACAATCGCTAATGACGAGTAACAAGGCCAGTCATTTACCGGATATTGAAATAACCCACTTGGATGAATTAACAAGCCTGTTATAATCCCCCCCATTCTACTGATTAAATATACAGTCTAAGGTGACTAAATTATGGATGTATCTCTCTTACTGGACGGCCTCAACGACAAACAGCGTGATGCTGTTGCGGCACCACAATCGAGTATGCTGATTTTAGCGGGTGCTGGTAGTGGTAAAACCAGAGTATTGGTACATCGCTTAGCTTGGTTAATGCAGGTGGAGCAGTGCTCACCTTATTCTTTATTAGCGGTGACCTTTACTAATAAAGCTGCCGCAGAAATGCGTGGCCGTGTTGATAAGTTATTAGAAGGCCGTCAGCAAGGTATGTGGATTGGCACTTTCCATGGTATCGCCCATCGCCTATTACGCGCGCACCATTTAGATGCGGGCTTACCGGCTGAATTCCAGATCATTGACAGTGATGATCAATTGCGATTATTAAAACGTTTGATCAAAGCCATGAACCTTGATGAGAAGCAGTGGCCGGCTAAACAAGCGATGTGGTATATCGGCGGTAAAAAAGATGAAGGTCTGCGCCCAGAGCATTTACAAGCCTATGATCCGATTGAACGTAACTGGATCAAGATTTATCAAGCCTATCAAGAATCTTG comes from the Moritella yayanosii genome and includes:
- a CDS encoding HAD-IA family hydrolase, which translates into the protein MKFYRRLHQIKAMSFDLDDTLYDNYPIVRRAEAWMHMHLRSQYPHITHLDNNAWLQLKRHVLHQQSHLIHDVSGIRIACLTALFLRHGYSEQDAESVANTISTQVRAVRSDFVVPENTLAVLAELASKIPLIAVTNGNVDTDKIGLTPFFTAVIKPGNGLRMKPYPDLFSLAAETLALPPQHILHVGDDLNSDVAGAVSNGFMSAWFNDQQQSLMTSNKASHLPDIEITHLDELTSLL
- the xerC gene encoding tyrosine recombinase XerC — translated: MTTPLKNKTTAGSELPAQLLKPIERFLRYITSERQLSLHTSRNYRRHLILFAEQMLTLPITEWRALNASQVRKLAALNHKLGLSPRSLATKLSALRSFCDYLVLQGDLTANPAKGVSAPRQHKPLPKNLDVDEINQLLSVSNAVESDDPFLVLRDKAMMELMYSAGLRLDELVNLDVTDVKLREKTMRVIGKGNKQRQLPVGSIAITALQAWLAVRGEYADNAQPALFVSQLRRRISHRSVQSRMAKWGQQQTLTSHVNPHKLRHSFATHMLESSGDLRAVQELLGHANISTTQIYTSLDFQHLAKVYDAAHPRAKKKRED
- a CDS encoding DUF484 family protein, which translates into the protein MSDAEAAMLIAANPAISEQNVIAFLQADPDFFVRNNDLVDTLAISHGAQGCVSLVTLRLERQRQRIADLELQLQQLVAIAADNDKLFRIYADIYTALFNCTSVMQMQRILVTQIQSQLPLAAVNLHLNEACFHLKSQYLPLAISAGQLVRIRQKQFAGGDHYFGPVTGADKALLFGQDALVNSMALMALGERGEYGLLAIGSANADHYQVGMDNLLLGQLCRIISTLLPQLMPSRDNAIKK